The window GTGGGCGCCCTCGCCGTGGACCTGTGCGCCGCCCTGACCAACGCCGGCACGATCCGGCCGGAAGAGTGGGTGTCCCTGGTTTTGCCCGGCTACGACGGCCCCTGGGAAGCCACCCGCACCCGGCTGTACCGGGCGTGACCCCGCGGGGCACCCGGTTCGGGCCGGTCAGGCGCCGCTCGCGCGGGGGGTTCGGGGCCGGTTATCAGCCCAGGATTTTCCGCACCCGGCGCCGCCCGCCCCCGGGGTTCCCGGCCAGGGTGAAACCCGCCTTCTCGAAGAGGGAAAGCGTCCCGGTCCAGGCGAAGGTGTCGATGTAACGTCCGGAAGGGTCCGGCTTCGAGGGGTATCCTTCGGCGATCTCCGCCCCCTGACGCCGCATCGCGCCCAGGGCATGGACGAGCAGGACGCCGGCCACCCCTTTCCGGCGGTGGCTGCGAAGGACAAAGAAGCAGGGGAGCGACCAGACCCGGTCCGCGTCGTCACAGCGCAGGCTGGGGGCCCGGTCCAGGCGGGGAAAGGACCGCCGGGGGCCGAAGGTGCACCACCCCACGGCCCTTTCGCCGTCGAAGGCGAGGACGGCCTGCACCGAACCGTCCAGGACGCCCGACCGGAGCCGCTCCCGGGCGACGTCCCCCTTGACGTCGTCCCACTTCTCCCCCTTCCGGATCCGCCAGGCCTGGCACCAGCACCCCCCGCAGGCGCCCTTCTCCCCGAAGAGGGCTTCCACCTGCGGCCAGAGGTCGGGAGTCAGTTCACGGGTTTCGATAGGCATCCCGGTCATTCCTCACTTGTCGAGTTTCTTGGCGAGGTGGACCCGAAGGGGACACTGGCAGAGGTACCCGAAGCCGAAAGCGACGGCGAAGGGGCACTCCCGCGGGTTCTCCTCGAGGCAATCGAGTAGGCGCCTCCTGCCGGGAGGCGCCAGAACAAGTGCGCCGCCCGGCAGGCGGCGCGTACTGGAGGCGCCTTCTGCCGGAAGGCGCCAGAACAAGTGCGCCGCCCGGCAGGCGGCGCGTACTGGGGGCGCCTCCTGCCGGGAGGCGCCCTGGCTGGTGCCCGCATGAAACCATGCGCCGCCCGACAGGCGGCGCGAACATAAAAAACGCCGGCCCGGAAGCCGGCGTTTTTCTCAGACAAACGATGGCGGTTCAGCGGGCCGGGCGCTCCGGGCGTACCGGGGTGTCGCCGGCCGGGGCGGGGTCGGGCTCCGCCTGGAACTGGAGGAGGGCCTCCATAAAGACGGGGTCGTTCCCGAAGCGGGCGACCGCGTCGAGAATGGCGCCTTCCAGCGTTTTAGACGCGTGCTCGGCGCACTGGCCCTGGGTGTCCCGTTCCGGGGCGGCGGCTTCCGTGGCCGGGGCCGTGCCCAGCGCCTGTGCGGCCCGCCGGAAGGTCTCCTGCAGGGGCTGCATGTCCATGCGGAAGCCGTGGAGGGCCCGGGCGGCCTCCTCGGCGGTCCGGGCCGTCTTCAGCGCCTCCGCGGTGGAGTGCATGACCCACAGGGAGTCCTCGAAGGCGGCCCGCAGCTCGCGCTGGGTGTCCATCGGGGCGGCGTAGGCCGTGACGGCCAGGGCCGCTATGAAAGCGATCGTCAGGATCTTCTTCATGATCTTCTCCTTTTTCCTGTTCGCGAGGCTACTTGCGCTTGATCGTCAAGGTCCCGGTGGACGCGACGCCGTTGGCTTTCACGGACACGTAGTAGTTGCCGGTACCCCACATCCACCCGAACTCGTCCGCCGTGCCCGTCTTGTTCGACAACACGTCGTAGTTGCTGTCGTCGGGCTGCGACCCCTTGCGAATGTAAAGGTCGAAGTTGCCGGCGGTGACGTCCAGGCTGGCCTCCACCTGCTCGGTGTTGAAAGGGCCGTAGTGCTGCCAGGTGTTGGCCGCCTTGTTGGGGTTGTACGTGGTGGTGGAGAGGGTCGTGTCGGCACAGCCGTTGTGGTCTTCGTCACCGGTGGTTTCGGTGAAGTCGTGCTGAACGACGAAGCGGGTCATGATGATCTTCCGGTTGGGAAGGTAGATCGTGTGCCCGGGGACGCAGACGAGTCCGCCCGGCCACCTGATGTAGCACGGCCCCGGGAGCGTGAGCCGGATGGGATCGTACTCGATGATGACGGCGCCGTCCTGCCAGGTGTTGTTGTCATAATCGGGCGGGCAGAGGTTCCCCTGGTTCTGGTGCACACAGTGCACGCCCAGGCCGGAATAGTACTTCGCGCCGAAGACATACACCCGCCGCGCTCCGACCATCGCCGCGTCGAACTCGGGGACGGTGTCCTCGACCGGGGCCGTGTCGACCAATTGGTGGGTCTCCCAGGGGTAGGTGCGGGTGATCTGCCAGATGTCGTTCATCCGGATGAAGTCCAGGGCGCCGCTGGTGGAGGCCCCTGCGTCCAGGCCGTTGGCCAGTTCGTGGTAGCCGTTCGCCCGGGAGAAGAGGCCGACGAAGCCCGGCCCGAACCAGGGCAACTGGGCGATCCGGTGGAGGATCTGGACCCCGGCCCGGGTGTCCATGTTGATGACGCACTCATAGATGCCGGCAGGGGTCTGGACGTGGATGTGGTAGTGGGGCCACTTTCCCTCGTCCTCGTCCGGTTCCAGGTGGTAGTCGTCAACCGTGCCGATCACCACCCCGTACTTGTTGAACGTCGCATAGGCCGCCGAGGTCGCCAGGACCGCGGTGAAGAAAAACAACATAACCCTTCGTGTCGTTGAACTCACGACAACCTCCTGAAAATTGAAAATGAATGGAAAATAGCAGGAAAAAACTCACCTATCGTATAACAGATTACGATCCCGTTCAAGCAAAATTTTTCAGGTCTTGCCGACCGTGCGGGCGGTGCCCCCCGAGGGGCGCAACCGCCGGCCCGCAAACACCCTGCGGCGGTTTCGCACCGTCCGGGGCGTCTCGGGATTTGACGGCCCGCCGAAAAAATTTCCCCTCCCCCGCCCCAAAAAAAATCCGCCGGCCCGAGGCCGGCGGAGAGGGTTCGGATCGGTCGAATCCGGGCTATTTTGCAACCTGGCCATCGGCCGGGAGCAAGCCCCGGCGCCTGAGCAGCGGTTCCACCTTCGGCTCGGCCCCGCGGAAGCGCTTGTAGAGGGTCATGGTGTCCTCGGTGCCCAGCTTCGCCAGGATGTTGTCGCGGAACAGCCGGGCGGTGGCCCGGTCGAAGAGCCCCTTCTCCACGAAGGCCTCGTAGGCGTCCGAGTCCAGCACGCCCGCCCAGATGTAGGCGTAGTAGCCGGCCGAGTACCCTCCGCTGAAGACGTGGGCGAAGTAGGGGGTCCGGTACCGGGGCAGGATCTCCGGGATGAGGCCGATGGCGCCCATGGCCTTCGCCTCGAAAGCGTTCACCTCCACCCCCTTCGGGTCCGAAAGGGTGTGCCAGTTCATGTCGAGGACGGAGGCCGCCAGGTATTCCACGGTGGCGAAGCCCTGGTTGAAGAGCTTGCTGTTCCCCACCTTCTTCATCAGGTCCGCGGGCATCAGTTCGCCGGTCTGGTAGTGGCGGGCGTAGTGCTTGAGCAGGTCGGGCTCGAAGGCCCAGTTCTCCATGATCTGGGACGGGAGTTCCACGGCGTCCCGCGGGGTGGTGCGGGTGCGGTTGGGGCTGTCGGCGAACAGGGTGTTGAGCGCGTGCCCGAACTCGTGGAAGAAGGTCTCCACCTCGTCCAGGCTGAGGAGGGACGGGGCGTCCGCCGTGGGGCGGGTGAAGTTGCAGACAATGGTGGAGAGGGGGGGCACCCGCTTGCCGTCACGGTACCAGGCCCGGCGGAAGCTCCCGGACCAGGCGCCGCCCCGCTTTCCCGGCCGCGGGTGGAAGTCGAGGTAGAGGAGCCCCACGTGGCGGCCGTCCTCCTCCTTGACTTCGTAAACCCGGACTTCGGGGTTGTAGACGGGAACGTCCTTCAGTTCCAGGAACTGCAGGCCGTAGAGGTCCCGGCAGAGCCGGAAGACGCCCTCCCGGACGTTCTCCAGCTTGAAGTAGGGGCGCAGGGCGGTGTCGTCGAGATCGTACTTTTCCTTGCGAAGCTTCTCCGCGTAGTACCACCAGTCCCAAGAGGCCAGCTCAAAGCCCGCCTTCTCCCGGTCGGCGATGGCCTGCATCTCGGCCAGCTCGGCCTTCGCCCGGGCCAGCGCCGGGTCCCAGAGGCGCTTGAGGAAGGCATTGACCGCGTCGGGGGTCTTCGCCATGTTTTCCTCGAGGATGAAGTGGGCGTGGGACGGGTAACCCAAAAGGTTCGCCTTCTCCTTCCGCAGCGTCACGATGCGCAGGACGGTCTCCTTGTTGTCGTGTTCGTTGCCCCGGTTGCCGCGCATGAAGTAGGCCCGGTAGAGCTGCTCCCGCAGGGCGCGGTTCGAGGCGTACTGGAGGAAGGGCGTCATGCTGGCGACCTGCACGGTGTAAACCCACTGGCCCTCCATCCCGAGCTGTTTCGCCGTCTCGGCGCCCATGGCCTCCACCGCCGGGGGCAAACCGGCCAGGTCCTCCCGCTTCCCGATCACGATGCGGGAGGCGTTGGTCTCCGCCAGCAGGTTGTCGCCGAACTTCACGCCCAGCAGCGAGAGCTCGCGGTTGACCTCCCGCAGGCGGGCCTTCCCGGCGTCGTCCAGGAGCGCGCCGCCCCGGACGAAGTCCTGGTAGCTGTTCTCCAGCAGGAAGCGCTCCTCCGGGTTCAGCTTCAGCTTCTCACGCTGGTCGTACACGGCCTTGACCCGCTCGAAGAGCTTCCGGTCGAGCCGGATGTTGGTGAAGTGGGCCGTCTGGATCGGGGCGGCCTCCCGGGCCACGGCCTGGAGTTCGGGGCTGGTCTCGGCGCCCTGGAGGCCGCCGAAGACCGACAGGACCTCGCCCAGGAAGACCCCCGCCCGGTCGAGGGCGGCCACGGTGTTGGTGAAGGTGGGCGCTTCCGGGTTGGCGGTGATGGCGTCGATCTCGGCCTGATGGCGCTTGATCCCCTCCAGGATGGCGGGGAGGAAGTGCGCCGTCCGGATCTGGTCGAAGGGCGGGGTGTTGAAGGGGGTCTCCCAGGCCTTGAAGAAAGGGTTGCCCGCGGCGGGCCCGGCGTCGGATGGCTTCGCGCCGGTCTGCGCAAGAAGCAGCGGGGTGGCCAGCGCCGCCAGGAGCAGCGTGGCGAGTAATCGGCTGAATCCGGATTCAGTCATGACGTCGGGTTCCTCCTGTTCGAGAGTCGCAAACAACAAACGCATTCTTACGGCTTGGGCCATGGAATGTTTCATGAGGCAATGGTGCCAGGTATTATCTAATATCAATCAAATCAATGGAACATAATAACATGCCACCTAACCCCTTCGTTTTCCGTCAGACATAATCGAAGACGGGGCTGCAGTGGGGAGGAAACACTCCCTCACCCCCTTCATCGACTGGCCTGGTCCGGGTTTCGACACACCGACCGGGGATGACCCGGCGCCCCCGTCGGTCGCCTAGAGGATATCCCATTTCTATTCAAAATAGTGGGCCTCGATCAATCCCTCAGGGTGAGTTCGCGGACGTCGATGCGCCACCGGCGGAGCAAGGCCTTCACCTCGCGGCCGGAGAGGCGCTTCCCCCGCTGGATCCCCCGCCGCGCCCGCAGGATCGGCGGGAGTTTCTTGGCGGCGCTGAGCCAGGCCCAGGCGAGGGTCTTCAGGAGCCGCCACCGGCCGTGTTCCTCCACGAAACGCCCGGAGGACCCCTTCACCCGCAGGGCGCCCCAGGAGAGCCACCAGAAGCGCCGGACCATCCAGTACGGGTTCTGCAGCAGAAGGGACAACGGGAAGTTTTTCAGGGCCAGGAAAATGCGGTTGCGCTCCACCAGCATGATCTTGAGGGGCGAGAAGCTCCCCGCCGTCATGGAGTGGAGGTGCCGGACCACCGCATCGGGGGCGTAAGTGGCCCTCCAGCCCAGGAGCCGGGCGCGCAGCCCCAGGTCGGCGTCGTCGGCGTAGGCGAAGAAGGTCTCGTCGAAGCCCCCCGTCTCCCGGACCAGGTCCCGGTGGTAGAGGGCGGCGCAGCCGTCGGGCCAGAGGATCTCCTCCTCCCGGTCGTACTGGCCCGTGTCGGGCTGTCCCGTTCCCCGGCCGCGGTTCTGGCCGTCGGGCCAGATGAGGTGACCCGCCTTGTCGATGACGCCCGGTGGGTCGGCAAAGAGGATCTTGCTCCCCACCATGCCGACCTTCCGCGCCGGGTCGCCGCGGCGGAGGAGGTTCTCCAGCCAGGCGGGCTCGGGGACGGCGTCGTTGTTGAGCAGGGCCACCCACTCGCCGCGGGCGTGACGGAAGGCGAGGTTGTTCCCCCCGCAGAAGCCGGTGTTCCGGTCCAGGAGGAAGCTCCGGAAGCCGGGGCGCTCCCCCCACGCCCGGACGAGGGTCTCCGAGCCGTCCGAGGAGCCGTTGTCCACCAGCAGCACCTCGCGGTCGGTGACGGTCTGGGCCTGCACCGCCTCGAGGCACCGCTCCAGGAAGGCCGCCCCGTTCCAGTTGAGCACGACGACGCTCACCCGCGGCGTCGGGGCTCCGGCTGTATTGTCGGGGTTTTGCGGAGGGTGATCGGGCATTTTGTCAATCCATGGTCAACCCATATCGCAGACGGCCGGGTCCGAAAACTTCCGCCGGATCCCGCGGGCGTTGCGGCATTATACCATCCCCGAAGCGCGGCCGCGAGAGTGGTGACGGCGCCGGCCCCCGGCTTCCGCATTCGTACAGGAGTGCACTGACCCGCTTCGGGGTGCCGCGCCGGCTTTTGGGAACCCGGAGCCCCGGGGCTCTCCCGTGAACGGAGCCCGATTTCAGCCCTTACCCGGGAATCAACCGCGAACGGGGGTGTTCTTCGAGAGCGGGGTGTCCACTCCACGCCAGGCGAACCAGAGGGTGCCGAGGACCCCGAACCCGAAAGCCGTCAGCAGGTTGGTTTCCGGCGAGAGGCGCCACAGCAGCGCGCCGCCAAACGCGGCCGCGGAAACGATCACGTCCCGTACGAGGTAGTACAGGCCGAACACGGCGGCCTTGCGCCCCTCGGGCGCCAGGTCCATGATCAGGGCCTTCCGGGTGGGTTCGCCGAACTCCTTGAGGCCTCTCAGCACGAAGGCAAAGATCAGCGGGGAGAGGGACCGGGAGTGGAGGAGGACCAGGGGAAAGGCGGTGAAGAAAACGAACGTGATCAGGACGAAGGGTTTCTTCCCGAACCGGTCGGCCAGCCAGGCCACGGGGAGATAGACCAGGACGGCGGTCAGGTTCTCCAGGGCCGAGAGCCCGCCGAACACCAGTTCCGAAACGGGGTGTTGGACGGTCCGCGTCGCCCACACCACGACGAAGGCGTCCGGGATACGCTCGCAGAAGCGGATCAGGATGTCGGACAGGAGCAGGTGGCGCAGGCCCGCGGGCACCTCCGCCCAGACCCGCCAGGGGCGAAGCTCGGCCCGGCCCGCCGTCTCCCGGACGTCCTCGATCAGGGCCTGCTGCAGCACCGCGGCGGCCGCGGCCAGGAGCAGCGCGATGACGAAGGCGGCGCGCAGGCCCCCGCTCACGCCCCAGGCGGCGATGCAGGCCCCGCCCACCACCGGCCCCGTCATTTTCGGCACCCGGCGCACGAGAGCCAGCAGGGAGACGCCCAGCGTCCGCCGGTTGGCGGGGAAAGACCGGGCGACCAGGTCCATGGTGGCGGGCAGCGAGATGGCGGACCAGGAGATGAAGAGGGCCGCGCCGAGGAGCACCGCCCACCAGGTCGGGACGAGGATGACGATCAGGTAGCCGGCGGCGCTCGCCCCGTTGAACACCAGCAGGGCGCGCTTGGCGCCGAGCCGGTCGCTCAGGTAGCCGCCGGGGAAGGAGTAGAGCGCGGAGAGCAGGTCGTCCATGCCCGCCAGGAGGCCGATGGCCGCGACGGCCGTGGCGGCGGTGGTCAGTTCCTGGAGGTACAGCGGCAGGAAGCGCTCGGCCAGGTGCTCCCCCATGCCCACCAGCACCACCATGCCCAGTATCCCGGACATCCCGCGCTTCGGGCGCCGGGGTGATTCCGCGGGATCGTCGACGGCGCGGTGTGCCATGGGTTCTGTCCTCTTCCGGTTGTATTTCAGGCGCGTCGATTTTTTCAGGCGGATGGCCGACCCGAGTTTAAACAGCCTCTGGCGCCTTGTCAAGGTTTCGGGAACATGCTATATCCTCTCTCGGGTCGGCGTTGAGGGTGACGAGTTGGGCAACGTCGCCGCACCTTGCTTTCCCGGGAAACTCCGCGGGGGTCCGGGCGCCGGAAAGCTGAGCGCACGTCTCACCGGCGAAGCGGCTCGCTGTTGGGATCCCGCCGACCCGGCGTCGTAGCGCGTCGCCGCCCGGACTCTTCGTGTGGTTCGTGGTGATAATCTGGTTTGTCCGGATCGGGGAGTTCACTGTAGACGAGCAGAAATTGCTGGAAACCCTCGCGGAACGAAAGGCCGAGATGGCGGAGCGCCTCTGCGAGCTCGTGGCCATCCCTACGGCTAACCCTCCGGGACAGGCCTGTCGGGAGTGCGTCGGGTATCTCTCGGAACTGCTGACGTCCTGGGGGATCGAGCACCAAGTCCTCGACGGGCCCGGGGGCGGTGGTGAGCGTCCCTCCATCGTGGGCCGGTGCGGGGAGGGCGCGTCCGCCCTCCATTTCCACGGCCACTACGACGTGGTCCCGGCCGCTTCCCCGGACCAGTTCCGTCCCCGCCGCGAGGGGGACCGGGTCTTCGGGCGCGGCAGCGCGGACATGAAGGGGGGCCTCCTGGCCATGCTCTTCGCCCTCCGGGCGGTGCGGGACGCGGGCATCCGCCCGGGGACGGCCCTGACCTTCTCCCTCGTCCCCGACGAGGAAACGGGGGGCGAGGCCGGCACGGCACACCTGTTCCGGATCGGGGCCCTGCCGCCGATGCCCCTGTCGGGGATGATCATGCCGGAGCCCACCGGCGGCGCCGTCTGGCACGCCAGCAAAGGCGCGCTGACGTATGAAATCCTCACCCGGGGGACCTTCGCCCACGTGGGGCTGGCCCACCGGGGGGACAACGCCTTCGAGCACCTGGTGGCGCTGGCCGCCGACTTCCTGGAACTGAAGAAGGTCGTCGATGCCCGCCGCACGGCGCTGTCGGTCCTTCCGCCCGGGGCCGACCGGTCGGTCCTGCTTCTCGGGGGCCAATGCGGGAGCGGGAGCAATTTCAACGTCGTGCCCGACCGGGCCTTCTTCACCCTCGACCGGCGTTTCAACCCCGAGGAGTTGCCGGTTTCGGTCCGGGCGGAGATCGAGGCGGTCCTCCACCGCCATCGTCAGCGGGGGGGCGTCGTGGAAAGCCGGGTCACCCAGGAAGCGGAAGCCGCCGTGTCCGACCCGCGCAGCCCGGCGGGTGAAGCGCTGTCGCAGGCGATCCGCAACGTGACGGGGACGGCGCCCCCCTTCCGGCTCTGCCCCGGGGTCTGCGAGATCCGGTTCTTCGCCCGGGTGGGGGTCCCGGCCTTCGCCTACGGCCCGGGCCGCCTCGAGGACGCCCACAGCCCCGACGAGCACGTGGAACTGGCCGACCTCGTGACATGCGCGAAAGTCTACGTCCAGGCCGCGGTCCGGATGAGTCCTCCATGAAGACTGCAGTGAGTCGCCGGACGGACGCTCCGCCGTGGCGCAAGCTTCAGCTTGCGCGGGTGAATCCCATTGATGGGCCGCACGCAAGCTGAAACTTTCGCCACCCCTTCTGGAGTGCGGCGCGAAGGCCCCCGAAGCGCCGCTTTCGAACAAGCCGACAGAAAGGCGCGCAGGCTTCCGAAGCGCCGTCGCGAATTCGTGCTCCCTGTCCGCGAAAACTTGGCACCCATTGCATTCTCTGTTTGTTCACCAACCTGTGAGGTTCAAGATCCAGCCAGAGGATTTGAACTCCCGACAACGCGGTCTCGAAAATCAGACCATTCAGCGAAATCAACTTCGAGCAATGAAGCGAGATGTTCCGCGGATGTACAGAGAACTGGGTGTGAAACGGCACCAATCGGGAGTTCCTTCAACTGGAGATCGCTGACAAGAATCGCCAGGGGATTGGACTCGGTGTCACGGCCCTGCGCGTTGAATATGACCATGTCTCCAGCCTCTGCCATATCAAAGATGAAGGCAAACAAATATGCTGAGAAACTCCGGATATGGAAGGCACAGCCAGTGAAAAAATCGTTCGTCTCGAGACCCTTGGCTACAATCTCGACAGAGCAGCCATCGGGGAAAAAGAGATGATATATGCCATACTTGCCACCGGGCAAATCACATCTTTCCCGTAATAAGGGCAGTACTTTAGTTCTGTCGACTTGAGCAGACTCACCAGCCTTAAATCGTTCAAGAAACAGGTCGAAGCTCATAGGGAACTCTGCCTGATAAGATATTTGCTTTCTTACTATAACACATGATTTGTCAAGGGAAGCGGGATTGTTCGGCTTGTCGGAGATCCCGGCCATTTCCACCGGAAGCGGATCTTTGCCGGATTTACAATGAAATTAATGTCGATCAGTGAAATTAGTGGTTAAAAAAAAGGCCTTGCAGATGGCAGCAAGGCCTTTGGAATTGGAGCGGGAAACGGGATTCGAACCCGCGACCCACGGCTTGGGAAGCCGTTGCTCTACCAGCTGAGCTATTCCCGCTCGGTTTTCTTGGCGGCCACGGTCAGGCGGGACTTGGTGCGGTCCGCCGCGTTGCGGTGCAGGACGCCCTTCGTCACGCTCTTGTCGATGACCGAGAAGGCCTGGGGCAGCATCTTCTGGGCTTCTTCCAGCTTGTTGTCGTCGATCAGGGCCCGGACCTTCTTCACGGCCGTGCGCATGGTGCTCTTGGTGTGCCGGTTGCGCTCGGTGTGGACCTTGGTCTGCCGGATGCTTTTCAGTGCCGCTTTATGATGAGCCATCGCTGTCGTCTCTCCTTCCCAAAATTGCAACCGCCAATTTTAAGGATGAAATTCGAGATGTCAACCCTTTTTTTACCCCCGGAAAAGCACAGCGTGGAATTTCCCGCGAAATGCACGAATCACGCGAATGGGATGAACGCTTCGGCCTGGGGTAACGCGGGGGGGGTGGAACGAGGCGGACCAGCGGCATACGGGACAGGCGCCCGGGGCCGGACGCGGGCGCAAGGACACTCCCGCCAGGGGCTGAACCGTGACGGGCGCCTGCACCGCGGCGGCGCGTCAAGGGTACCGGGTCCGGACCGCCGTTCTGCGGCTGAGCACGTCTCCCGGCCGGCCACCCGGGCCTTGCAACCCAGGCTTGATCCGAATCGCCCGCCCCGCGGGCTCTCCTGGGCACCGCAGGATGGCCAAGATCAGGCGCGCAGTCTGCAGCCTGTCTCTCCGCCCGGCTTTCCCGCGCCGGCCGGGACTGATTCCATCTCCTTGCTTTCCCGAGCCGGCTGAAGCCGGCGCCACCACCCGGCTTTTTCACGCCGGCTGAAGCCGGCGCCACCACTTTGATTTAGCGGAAAAATTTTTATTGACAGGACGGTTCATTCTGTTAAAATGCCACTCCGCCGCGAGCCGTCCCGGATCGGACGCGGCGACCCGAGGATGAGCAGATCCCGCGAGCACGCGAAATTTCGGTCCTTCTTCCACAGGGGGATCGACGGAATCCGGGCGATTGGAAGAAA of the Acidobacteriota bacterium genome contains:
- a CDS encoding GNAT family N-acetyltransferase, translated to MTGMPIETRELTPDLWPQVEALFGEKGACGGCWCQAWRIRKGEKWDDVKGDVARERLRSGVLDGSVQAVLAFDGERAVGWCTFGPRRSFPRLDRAPSLRCDDADRVWSLPCFFVLRSHRRKGVAGVLLVHALGAMRRQGAEIAEGYPSKPDPSGRYIDTFAWTGTLSLFEKAGFTLAGNPGGGRRRVRKILG
- a CDS encoding DUF2278 family protein, whose product is MLFFFTAVLATSAAYATFNKYGVVIGTVDDYHLEPDEDEGKWPHYHIHVQTPAGIYECVINMDTRAGVQILHRIAQLPWFGPGFVGLFSRANGYHELANGLDAGASTSGALDFIRMNDIWQITRTYPWETHQLVDTAPVEDTVPEFDAAMVGARRVYVFGAKYYSGLGVHCVHQNQGNLCPPDYDNNTWQDGAVIIEYDPIRLTLPGPCYIRWPGGLVCVPGHTIYLPNRKIIMTRFVVQHDFTETTGDEDHNGCADTTLSTTTYNPNKAANTWQHYGPFNTEQVEASLDVTAGNFDLYIRKGSQPDDSNYDVLSNKTGTADEFGWMWGTGNYYVSVKANGVASTGTLTIKRK
- a CDS encoding M3 family metallopeptidase, which codes for MTESGFSRLLATLLLAALATPLLLAQTGAKPSDAGPAAGNPFFKAWETPFNTPPFDQIRTAHFLPAILEGIKRHQAEIDAITANPEAPTFTNTVAALDRAGVFLGEVLSVFGGLQGAETSPELQAVAREAAPIQTAHFTNIRLDRKLFERVKAVYDQREKLKLNPEERFLLENSYQDFVRGGALLDDAGKARLREVNRELSLLGVKFGDNLLAETNASRIVIGKREDLAGLPPAVEAMGAETAKQLGMEGQWVYTVQVASMTPFLQYASNRALREQLYRAYFMRGNRGNEHDNKETVLRIVTLRKEKANLLGYPSHAHFILEENMAKTPDAVNAFLKRLWDPALARAKAELAEMQAIADREKAGFELASWDWWYYAEKLRKEKYDLDDTALRPYFKLENVREGVFRLCRDLYGLQFLELKDVPVYNPEVRVYEVKEEDGRHVGLLYLDFHPRPGKRGGAWSGSFRRAWYRDGKRVPPLSTIVCNFTRPTADAPSLLSLDEVETFFHEFGHALNTLFADSPNRTRTTPRDAVELPSQIMENWAFEPDLLKHYARHYQTGELMPADLMKKVGNSKLFNQGFATVEYLAASVLDMNWHTLSDPKGVEVNAFEAKAMGAIGLIPEILPRYRTPYFAHVFSGGYSAGYYAYIWAGVLDSDAYEAFVEKGLFDRATARLFRDNILAKLGTEDTMTLYKRFRGAEPKVEPLLRRRGLLPADGQVAK
- a CDS encoding glycosyltransferase family 2 protein; this translates as MSVVVLNWNGAAFLERCLEAVQAQTVTDREVLLVDNGSSDGSETLVRAWGERPGFRSFLLDRNTGFCGGNNLAFRHARGEWVALLNNDAVPEPAWLENLLRRGDPARKVGMVGSKILFADPPGVIDKAGHLIWPDGQNRGRGTGQPDTGQYDREEEILWPDGCAALYHRDLVRETGGFDETFFAYADDADLGLRARLLGWRATYAPDAVVRHLHSMTAGSFSPLKIMLVERNRIFLALKNFPLSLLLQNPYWMVRRFWWLSWGALRVKGSSGRFVEEHGRWRLLKTLAWAWLSAAKKLPPILRARRGIQRGKRLSGREVKALLRRWRIDVRELTLRD
- a CDS encoding MFS transporter, which codes for MAHRAVDDPAESPRRPKRGMSGILGMVVLVGMGEHLAERFLPLYLQELTTAATAVAAIGLLAGMDDLLSALYSFPGGYLSDRLGAKRALLVFNGASAAGYLIVILVPTWWAVLLGAALFISWSAISLPATMDLVARSFPANRRTLGVSLLALVRRVPKMTGPVVGGACIAAWGVSGGLRAAFVIALLLAAAAAVLQQALIEDVRETAGRAELRPWRVWAEVPAGLRHLLLSDILIRFCERIPDAFVVVWATRTVQHPVSELVFGGLSALENLTAVLVYLPVAWLADRFGKKPFVLITFVFFTAFPLVLLHSRSLSPLIFAFVLRGLKEFGEPTRKALIMDLAPEGRKAAVFGLYYLVRDVIVSAAAFGGALLWRLSPETNLLTAFGFGVLGTLWFAWRGVDTPLSKNTPVRG
- a CDS encoding ArgE/DapE family deacylase, whose amino-acid sequence is MIIWFVRIGEFTVDEQKLLETLAERKAEMAERLCELVAIPTANPPGQACRECVGYLSELLTSWGIEHQVLDGPGGGGERPSIVGRCGEGASALHFHGHYDVVPAASPDQFRPRREGDRVFGRGSADMKGGLLAMLFALRAVRDAGIRPGTALTFSLVPDEETGGEAGTAHLFRIGALPPMPLSGMIMPEPTGGAVWHASKGALTYEILTRGTFAHVGLAHRGDNAFEHLVALAADFLELKKVVDARRTALSVLPPGADRSVLLLGGQCGSGSNFNVVPDRAFFTLDRRFNPEELPVSVRAEIEAVLHRHRQRGGVVESRVTQEAEAAVSDPRSPAGEALSQAIRNVTGTAPPFRLCPGVCEIRFFARVGVPAFAYGPGRLEDAHSPDEHVELADLVTCAKVYVQAAVRMSPP
- the rpsT gene encoding 30S ribosomal protein S20 encodes the protein MAHHKAALKSIRQTKVHTERNRHTKSTMRTAVKKVRALIDDNKLEEAQKMLPQAFSVIDKSVTKGVLHRNAADRTKSRLTVAAKKTERE